The region CTGCTTTGGCAGAAGGCGGGCAGGTGATTGTGGTCGACACCGATCGCCCCACCGATCAGCACGGCATTCCGCCTTTGCTTCTGTCTTGCGAGTTTGAAGCGGTCGGTTATCAGCTCGTTGAGTTTCTGGAGAAGCCTGACATTCGTGGCTACTTTGCGCGATTTGAACGGGCTGACACCCGGCCAGCTGAGGGCAAAATCACCGGCTGCGCGCTCAAGTAAGCTTCGCGCGGCGAGATCAATCACCAATCACGCATCAGCGCGCCCTTTTCCTCTGCAAAGCAGGGTGCTAGGCGCTGCAATCACTCTTGGGGCAATAGGTGAGGAGTACCGCCGCGGATGACCGATTTTCCAACCAGTTTTGACAAAGAAGATCTGTTGAAATGCTCACGCGGTGAGTTGTTTGGTCCAGGCAATGCACAATTGCCGGCCCCACCAATGCTGATGATGGACCGGATCACCCAAATCTCCGGCGAAGGCGGCCTTGATGGCAAAGGTCATGTGGTGGCAGAATTTGATATCACACCAGAGCTTTGGTTCTTCGATTGTCACTTTCCCGGAAACCCGATCATGCCAGGCTGTTTGGGGCTGGATGGACTTTGGCAGCTGACAGGCTTCAACCTTGGATGGCGCGGTTGGAAAGGGCGCGGCTATGCGCTTGGTGTGGGTGAAGTGAAGCTGACCGGCATGGTGCGGCCTGACCGAAAGATGCTCACCTATTACGTCGACTTTACCAAGGCTGTTCAAACCCGCCGTTTGACCATGGGGGTCGCTGATGGACGCGTCGAAGCCGATGGTGAGACCATCTATCAAGTAAAAGATATGAAAGTTGCTCTCTCTGAAGCCTGATCGGGCCAGAGGCAGAAAGGATCACATGCGTCGCGTCGTCATAACAGGGCTGGGGATCGTATCCTCGATTGGCAATAATGCTGCCGAGGTGCTGTCCGCATTGAAGGCGGGCAAATCCGGCATTTCATTTAATGAGGACATGGCCGAGCACGGCTTCCGTTCGCAGGTTGCCGGGGCGATTGACCTTGATCTGACCGAGCATGTGGACAAGCGCACGCTTCGCTTCATGGGCCCGGGAGCGGCCTATGCACATATCGCCATGGGTCAGGCAATTGCCGACGCTGGTCTTGAGGAAAAGGACGTGATCAATCCGATGACCGGCGTGATTGCCGGTTCGGGCGGTCCGTCAACTTCGGCGATGTTCGCGGCGCATCAGTCGGTGCTGAGCACCGGAGCGACGAAGCGTATCGGCCCGTTTGCCGTACCGAAAACCATGTCTTCTACGGTCAGCGCCAATCTGGCGACGGCCTATCAGATCAAGGGCATGAATTTCTCGATTACATCCGCGTGCTCCACGTCGTTGCACTGCATCGGCATGGCTGCGCAGCAGATCGCGCTGGGCCAGCAGGATGTGATGTTTGGCGGCGGCGGAGAGGAACTGGACTGGACGTTGTCGTGCCTGTTCGATGCGATGGGCGCCATGTCGAGCAAATATAACGACACTCCAGAGCGTGCTTCGCGTGCCTTTGATGCCGATCGCGATGGTTTTGTGATCGGCGGCGGCGGCGCCATCCTGGTGTTGGAAAGCCTTGAACATGCGCAGGCGCGCGGCGCGAAAATCTACGCTGAAGTGACCGGTTTCGGCGCTACGTCGGACGGTGCAGACATGGTCGCACCTTCGGGCGAGGGCGGCGAACGCGCGATGCGGGGTGCGCTC is a window of Altererythrobacter rubellus DNA encoding:
- the fabA gene encoding bifunctional 3-hydroxydecanoyl-ACP dehydratase/trans-2-decenoyl-ACP isomerase; its protein translation is MTDFPTSFDKEDLLKCSRGELFGPGNAQLPAPPMLMMDRITQISGEGGLDGKGHVVAEFDITPELWFFDCHFPGNPIMPGCLGLDGLWQLTGFNLGWRGWKGRGYALGVGEVKLTGMVRPDRKMLTYYVDFTKAVQTRRLTMGVADGRVEADGETIYQVKDMKVALSEA
- a CDS encoding beta-ketoacyl-ACP synthase II — protein: MRRVVITGLGIVSSIGNNAAEVLSALKAGKSGISFNEDMAEHGFRSQVAGAIDLDLTEHVDKRTLRFMGPGAAYAHIAMGQAIADAGLEEKDVINPMTGVIAGSGGPSTSAMFAAHQSVLSTGATKRIGPFAVPKTMSSTVSANLATAYQIKGMNFSITSACSTSLHCIGMAAQQIALGQQDVMFGGGGEELDWTLSCLFDAMGAMSSKYNDTPERASRAFDADRDGFVIGGGGAILVLESLEHAQARGAKIYAEVTGFGATSDGADMVAPSGEGGERAMRGALRTLSEDRKVSYINAHGTSTPVGDVGEIEAVRRVFGEGSTPPVSSTKSMTGHSQGATGAQEAAYCLLALENDFIIPSINVETLDPALKPEEIATELVENAGLDTVMTNSFGFGGTNGSMLLSKFHG